The Pelmatolapia mariae isolate MD_Pm_ZW linkage group LG10_11, Pm_UMD_F_2, whole genome shotgun sequence genome includes a region encoding these proteins:
- the LOC134637630 gene encoding olfactory receptor 52J3-like — protein sequence MENQTLDILLLEGLQVSPDASIPTFILLLLIYIFTMFSNIVLVILITLDSSLHQPMYLLFCNMSINDVFGATTIFPRMLRDMFIPSSDRYIHYVDCVIQAFCVHIYIGASHTILMIMAFDRYVAICNPLQYATIMTNWMVVKLSVLAWAVIFMMVTILVGLSVRLSRCRWIIFNPFCDNASLFKLSCESILINNIYGLGYTVLLFGSSLGSIIITYLRIAMVCLSSKSKTLNTRALQTYTTHLAMFVIMFVSSTIMVLLHRFPHLTDQRKLASMMFHVVPPALNAVIYGMQIKAVRQKMFIMFTRNTVTVTEGK from the coding sequence ATGGAAAACCAGACTTTAGATATCCTGCTCTTAGAAGGTTTACAGGTCAGCCCAGATGCTTCCATTCCCACCtttatcctcctcctcctcatctatATCTTCACCATGTTTTCCAACATTGTCCTGGTGATCCTGATCACGCTGGATAGTAGCCTCCACCAGCCCATGTATCTGCTCTTCTGTAACATGAGCATTAATGATGTATTTGGAGCCACAACAATCTTTCCACGTATGCTGAGGGATATGTTTATTCCCAGCTCAGATCGGTACATCCACTATGTCGACTGTGTCATTCAGGCCTTTTGTGTTCACATTTATATAGGTGCCTCTCACACTATACTCATGATCATGGCTTTTGATCGCTATGTGGCAATCTGCAACCCATTGCAGTACGCCACCATCATGACCAACTGGATGGTGGTGAAGCTGTCGGTCTTGGCCTGGGCAGTAATCTTCATGATGGTGACAATCCTCGTGGGCCTCAGCGTTCGCCTGTCACGCTGCAGGTGGATCATATTTAACCCTTTCTGTGACAATGCCTCTTTGTTTAAGCTCTCCTGTGAAAGCATCCTCATCAATAACATTTATGGCCTCGGGTACACCGTTCTCCTATTTGGCTCCTCCCTCGGCAGTATCATTATCACCTATCTGAGGATCGCCATGGTGTGTCTGAGCAGCAAGAGCAAGACACTGAACACCCGGGCGCTCCAGACCTACACCACCCACCTAGCTATGTTCGTCATCATGTTTGTGTCATCCACCATCATGGTGCTCCTCCATCGCTTCCCACATTTGACAGACCAAAGGAAGTTAGCCTCCATGATGTTCCATGTGGTTCCTCCAGCACTGAATGCTGTTATCTATGGGATGCAGATCAAAGCAGTcagacaaaaaatgttcatcatGTTCACGAGGAATACAGTGACTGTGACTGAAGGGAAATGA